One Archocentrus centrarchus isolate MPI-CPG fArcCen1 chromosome 14, fArcCen1, whole genome shotgun sequence DNA window includes the following coding sequences:
- the LOC115791943 gene encoding histone H1-like, with translation MAEEAPAAAPAKAPAKAPKKKAAPRAKKEGPSLPKLIVASVAESKERKGTSLAAIKKYLAAKNVDVPKANKRINTAVAKLVEKGVLSQVKGTGASGSFKLAKKEPKAAKPAKKKVAKPAKKAPAKAKKPAVKKAATPKKSPAKKAVKKAAKKTPKKAAAKKPKVAAKKPKVAAKKAAPKKPKAAKKPAKKAAPKKAKK, from the coding sequence ATGGCAGAagaagctccagcagcagcacccgCGAAAGCTCCGGCCAAGGCCCCGAAGAAGAAGGCCGCTCCCCGGGCCAAGAAGGAGGGACCCAGCCTCCCCAAGCTCATCGTCGCCTCCGTGGCCGAGTCCAAGGAGCGCAAAGGGACGTCGCTGGCCGCCATCAAGAAATACCTGGCCGCCAAAAATGTAGATGTCCCCAAAGCCAACAAACGGATCAACACCGCCGTCGCCAAACTGGTGGAGAAAGGGGTCCTGAGTCAGGTCAAGGGGACGGGCGCTTCTGGCTCCTTCAAGCTCGCCAAGAAGGAGCCCAAAGCGGCAAAACCCGCCAAAAAGAAGGTCGCTAAGCCCGCTAAGAAGGCTCCCGCTAAAGCCAAGAAGCCCGCGGTGAAGAAGGCAGCGACCCCCAAGAAGTCCCCGGCCAAGAAAGCTGTGAAAAAAGCAGCGAAGAAGACCCCGAAAAAGGCCGCCGCAAAGAAGCCGAAGGTCGCCGCTAAGAAGCCGAAGGTCGCCGCTAAGAAAGCCGCTCCTAAAAAGCCTAAAGCCGCCAAGAAGCCCGCAAAGAAGGCTGCGCCAAAGAAGGCGAAGAAGTAA
- the LOC115791939 gene encoding histone H3, translating into MARTKQTARKSTGGKAPRKQLATKAARKSAPATGGVKKPHRYRPGTVALREIRRYQKSTELLIRKLPFQRLVREIAQDFKTDLRFQSSAVMALQEASEAYLVGLFEDTNLCAIHAKRVTIMPKDIQLARRIRGERA; encoded by the coding sequence ATGGCCAGGACCAAGCAGACCGCCCGTAAATCCACCGGAGGAAAAGCTCCCAGGAAGCAGCTCGCTACCAAAGCTGCCCGTAAGAGCGCCCCGGCCACCGGCGGAGTGAAGAAGCCTCACCGCTACAGGCCCGGCACCGTGGCCCTCAGAGAGATCCGTCGCTACCAGAAATCCACCGAGCTGCTGATCCGCAAGCTGCCCTTCCAGCGCCTGGTCAGGGAGATCGCTCAGGACTTCAAGACCGACCTACGCTTCCAGAGCTCCGCCGTCATGGCTCTGCAGGAGGCCAGCGAGGCTTACCTGGTCGGCCTGTTCGAGGACACCAACCTGTGCGCCATCCACGCCAAGAGGGTCACCATCATGCCCAAAGACATCCAGCTGGCCCGCCGCATCCGCGGAGAGAGGGCTTAA
- the LOC115791847 gene encoding histone H2A-like, with product MSVKVEKPEPRQRAGLQFPVGRVHRLLRKGNYAERVGAGAPVYLAAVLEYLKAEILEPAGNAARDKKKTRIIPRHLQLAVRNDEELNKLLGGVTIAQGGVLPNIQAVLLPKKTEKAK from the exons ATGTCGG taaaagtggaAAAACCAGAGCCAAGGCAAAGAGCCGGACTGCAGTTCCCGGTGGGCCGTGTCCACAGGCTGCTGAGGAAGGGGAACTACGCGGAGCGTGTGGGAGCTGGAGCCCCGGTGTACCTGGCGGCTGTGCTCGAATACCTGAAAGCTGAGATCCTGGAGCCGGCTGGAAACGCTGCCCGGGACAAGAAGAAGACCAGGATCATCCCCCGCCACCTGCAGCTGGCCGTGCGCAACGACGAGGagctcaacaagctgctggGCGGAGTGACCATCGCTCAGGGCGGTGTGCTGCCCAACATCCAGGCGGTGCTGCTGCCCAAGAAGACCGAGAAGGCAAAGTAA